The proteins below come from a single Paramormyrops kingsleyae isolate MSU_618 chromosome 25, PKINGS_0.4, whole genome shotgun sequence genomic window:
- the LOC111853113 gene encoding DENN domain-containing protein 4C-like isoform X3 yields the protein MIEDKGHRVTDYFVVAGLTEKSTPIEQDLSETKSSGPKAPITDLAVINRSAGETVPEGFTCVEITPGGQPANLNHGSLKSPELFLCYKRGREKAPLIDIGALYEGKERLIPGCEVIQATPYGRCANVNNSSATSQRIFLTFRRAPAVRPQNTLAVTDVCVIIGSKGETPPHTFCKVVKNLNAGMWGSSVFLCYKKSVSSSNSIPYTAGLIFRYPAEDYESFPLSESVPLFCLPMGARIECWEPNTRYPLPIFSTFVLTVSSGEKMYGAAIQFYEKYSLELLNEKQKVQLGLLSVVDKRPIPNRLVNTNKCICLLSRWPFFESFRKFLMFLYKLSVSGPHPLPIEKHISHFMHNVSFPSPQRPRILVQLSAHDSLILSQPVCTPLPLSGADFRTLLSNLGAEHCATVLHFVLMESKILLHSLRPDVLTGVAEAVVAMIFPLQWQCPYIPLCPLSLAGVLNAPCPFIVGVDSRYFDLYEPPPDVVCVDLDTNTVYLSDEKRNCNWKNLPKKPSKNLLNSLGSLYHQLTTVLKTSSEEQVLDMAPMEADFTWHRRKTGLEMEVQEAFLRFMASILKGYRSYRKPITQAPSEKATALDSLYDLQGFLKSRDRAQQKFYTQLTKTQIFIRFIEECTFVSDKDTGLAFFDDCIDKLFPSDKVTDKGAKMEGETVEDTRLIEMDESQNSDLTVFVMPPEPPTEEGEVPVVRYSYENFPRLRLELFDCPQELRPALSRRTAGASVSSSPALLSKRTKQEIKLAYKMAKRYYSHPPLWAKCLFSHCYSLWFICLPAGVRASRSKLHAMQQAYNVLLKMQSTEVEVLDEVCYRVVMQLCGIWGLPVMAVRVLMAIKKAGVEPNAITYGYYNKAVLEGPWPSQNRSGRFRWAKVRNVVRAMAHFRQAIAAGRAKGCAGAMAASSDMHDVDHISHGSADSSSDVNGEEHTLFARNLVVPDGTDNHGSTGGQSDQGYGSKDELHQEVLDVLGLPAPSCSELPSKIKAPNTGDPVEGTGDGVVNDASSVGVPSPGPSIVRLSTGSFDSSLARGSSGVDGGKLFTFRSPSEEVALPDVGGALVLGGGTREASSQLQRQRAFSERSCSFSVESRAGMLLKKGSLEKSVDQMVTEMGADAKILAAALSGNKTPPPEPMDLSEKGLRHSHSRQLGEDSVFPEVKELAESTGLLVDIAQQNPVAKMDPEVVRRKEVKYGNPSKRNSSHSRVVEREDVEKGADPLSIMATADEESLSVRSEEPVASVASRRLADEIEMYMSLKSPLGTKSSSMEFHQEAAKQVPADTAAQNKSLERRSSLPADPIKQPGSDSGTSKRSPAVPRSKTFMAKPKNQTQRSSSLSALVRSSPSGSLGSVINSISAIKMDSLLPAHKLDTFKSGMKQAANVASRVWGAVSSVYNFSDDEDDHPQGDGCFPARLDENLLEESGRAGSGPRALMPGLTSSELTQSRTSLSSTSSSDTTRVSHPAHMTPGKPLRGSESEKLEQGSSHHASSSSIYQNCALEVLMSSCSKCRSCEALVYDEEIMAGWTADDSNLNTTCPFCKTTFLPLLYVEFRDLRGTSSFLLKPSTSGDSINSSNNVPSSSLSTEPSRDPTDLISFDEDPGGKPPDVHESSSGSEDIRVDLPEGKRSTSLTRSNSVSGPLQSLELNQRPSHGVSTNSLPSSLQEASDALGQKRPNPLPVSVPYLSPLVLRKELESLLENEGDQVIYTHKFLSQHPIIFWNLVWYFRRLDLPSNLPGLIITSEHCNNGVQLPLTSLSQDSKQVYVQLLWDNINLHQDPTEPLYQLWRMFLRMKGQLSPTDYQETRSLLNSIVRSIQGNSVSTPIDLLLQEVKKHPEVKRRRSIYREILFLALVALGPEYIDIEAFDREYKQAFNELSPEKMKALAPIDQPPVNSVQWCLKCFGSLVI from the exons ATGATCGAGGACAAAGGTCACCGAGTTACGGACTACTTCGTGGTGGCCGGCCTGACGGAGAAGTCCACCCCGATTGAGCAGGATCTGTCGGAGACCAAGTCCAGCGGGCCCAAGGCACCCATCACCGACCTGGCCGTTATCAACCGGTCGGCAGGCGAGACGGTACCAGAGGGCTTCACCTGTGTGGAAATCACTCCAGGTGGACAGCCGGCTAACCTCAACCATGGGAGTTTGAAAAGCCCAGAGCTGTTTCTGTGCTACAAGAGAGGACGAGAGAAAGCCCCGCTTATCGACATTGG CGCGCTCTACGAGGGTAAGGAGAGGCTGATCCCGGGCTGTGAGGTCATTCAGGCCACGCCCTACGGCCGCTGCGCCAACGTGAACAACAGCTCCGCCACCTCGCAGCGCATCTTCCTGACCTTCCGCCGAGCCCCGGCAGTCCGGCCGCAAAACACTCTGGCTGTCACCGACGTGTGCGTCATCATCGGCAGCAAAGGCGAGACGCCGCCACACACCTTCTGCAAGGTGGTCAAGAACCTCAACGCCGGCATG TGGGGTTCCAGCGTGTTCCTCTGCTACAAGAAGTCTGTCTCGTCGTCCAACTCGATACCTTATACAGCAG GCCTGATCTTCAGGTACCCGGCTGAGGATTATGAGTCCTTCCCCCTGTCCGAGTCTGTGCCCCTATTCTGCCTGCCCATGGGAGCCAGGATTGAGTGTTGGGAACCCAACACCCGCTATCCGTTGCCAATCTTCTCCACGTTTGTCTTAACCGTGTCCTCTGGGGAGAAG ATGTATGGAGCTGCCATCCAGTTCTATGAGAAGTACTCGCTGGAGCTGCTAAACGAGAAGCAGAAAGTCCAGTTGGGCCTGCTCTCCGTGGTGGACAAGCGACCCATCCCCAACCGCCTGGTCAACACCAACAAGTGCATCTGCCTGCTGTCCCGGTGGCCCTTCTTTGAGTCCTTCCGCAAGTTCCTCATGTTCCTCTACAAGCTGTCCGTCTCGGGGCCACACCCGCTGCCCATTGAGAA GCACATCTCCCACTTTATGCACAATGTGTCCTTTCCGTCTCCCCAGAGGCCCCGGATTCTGGTCCAG CTCTCCGCTCACGACAGCCTGATCCTCTCCCAGCCTGTCTGCACGCCTTTACCTCTGAG CGGAGCCGACTTCAGAACCCTGCTGTCCAACCTGGGGGCGGAGCACTGTGCCACGGTGCTGCACTTCGTCCTGATGGAGAGCAAGATCCTCCTGCACTCGCTGCGGCCGGACGTGCTGACTGGCGTGGCTGAGGCGGTGGTGGCG ATGATCTTCCCCTTGCAGTGGCAGTGCCCCTACATCCCCTTATGCCCTCTGTCCCTGGCGGGGGTACTCAACGCCCCCTGCCCCTTCATTGTGGGCGTGGACTCCCGCTACTTCGATCTGTATGAGCCCCCTCCCGACGTGGTCTGCGTGGACCTGGACACCAACACCGTCTACCT GTCTGATGAGAAGAGAAACTGCAACTGGAAGAACCTTCCTAAGAAGCCAAGCAAGAACCTCCTGAACTCCCTCGGCAGTCTGTACCACCAGCTCACCACAG TCCTCAAGACATCCTCGGAGGAACAGGTGTTGGACATGGCTCCCATGGAGGCGGACTTCACCTGGCACAGGAGGAAGACGGGCCTGGAGATGGAGGTGCAGGAGGCCTTCCTGCGTTTCATGGCCTCCATCCTGAAGGGCTACCGCTCCTACCGCAAGCCCATCACCCAGGCGCCCTCAGAGAAGGCCACCGCCTTGGACTCGCTGTACGACCTGCAAG GGTTCCTGAAGAGCCGAGATCGAGCCCAACAGAAGTTCTACACCCAGCTGACCAAAACGCAGATCTTCATCCGCTTCATCGAGGAGTGCACGTTCGTCAGTGACAAAGACACTGGCCTGGCCTTCTTTGATGACTGCATTGACAAA CTCTTCCCCTCCGATAAAGTGACGGATAAAGGAGCCAAG atGGAAGGGGAGACTGTTGAGGACACCAGGCTGATAGAGATGGATGAGTCTCAGAACAGTGACCTCACAGTGTTCGTGATGCCCCCAGAGCCGCCGACCGAGGAGGGCGAGGTGCCAGTGGTCCGCTACAG CTATGAAAACTTCCCTCGTCTGCGACTGGAGCTCTTTGACTGCCCCCAGGAGCTGCGGCCAGCCCTGAGCCGCAGGACAGCTGGTGCCAGCGTGTCCAGCAGCCCCGCCTTGCTGTCTAAGAGGACCAAGCAG GAGATCAAGCTGGCCTACAAGATGGCGAAGCGCTATTACTCTCATCCGCCCCTGTGGGCAAAGTGCCTGTTCAGCCACTGCTACAGCCTGTGGTTCATCTGCCTGCCGGCGGGGGTGCGGGCCTCCCGCTCCAAGCTGCACGCCATGCAGCAGGCCTACAATGTGCTGCTGAAGATGCAGAGCACGGAGGTGGAGGTCCTGGACGAG GTGTGCTACCGTGTGGTCATGCAGCTGTGTGGGATCTGGGGTCTGCCCGTCATGGCCGTGCGTGTGCTGATGGCCATAAAGAAGGCTGGGGTGGAGCCCAATGCAATCACCTATGGATACTACAACAAG GCCGTCCTGGAGGGGCCCTGGCCCAGCCAGAACAGGAGCGGCCGCTTCAGGTGGGCCAAAGTGCGCAACGTGGTGCGGGCCATGGCGCATTTCAGACAGGCCATCGCCGCCGGACGTGCCAAAG GCTGTGCTGGGGCTATGGCAGCCAGTTCAGACATGCACGACGTGGACCACATCAGCCACGGCAGTGCAGACAGCAGCAGTGACGTCAACGGGGAGGAGCACACGCTGTTTGCACGTAACCTGGTGGTGCCCGATGGCACAGACAACCACGGCAGCACGG GTGGTCAGTCAGACCAGGGATACGGGTCAAAGGACGAGCTGCACCAGGAAGTGTTGGATGTTCTCGGCCTCCCTGCTCCCTCCTGCTCTGAGCTGCCCAGCAAAATAAAAGCCCCAAACACAG GAGATCCCGTAGAGGGAACGGGGGATGGTGTAGTGAACGACGCCAGCTCAGTAGGTGTGCCGTCACCAGGGCCAAGTATCGTCAGATTGTCCACGGGGAGTTTTGACAGCAGCCTGGCAAGAGGGTCCAGCG GCGTCGATGGAGGCAAGCTGTTCACCTTCCGAAGCCCGAGCGAGGAAGTGGCTCTGCCTGATGTGGGCGGGGCCCTcgtgctggggggtgggaccAGGGAGGCGAGCTCCCAGCTTCAGCGGCAGCGGGCCTTCTCGGAGCGAAGCTGCAGCTTCAGCGTGGAGAGCCGTGCGGGCATGCTGCTCAAGAAGGGCAGCCTGGAAAAGAGTGTGGACCAGATGGTGACGGAAATGGGCGCCGACGCCAAGATCCTGGCCGCCGCCCTCTCTGGGAATAAGACGCCGCCTCCCGAACCCATGGACCTATCAGAGAAGGGCTTGAGGCACTCCCACAGTCGGCAGTTGGGTGAGGACAGCGTGTTTCCAGAAGTCAAGGAGCTGGCCGAGTCAACTGGCCTGCTAGTCGATATAGCTCAGCAGAACCCTGTGGCCAAGATGGATCCAGAGGTGGTGAGGAGGAAGGAAGTGAAATATGGGAACCCTTCCAAGAGGAACAGCTCCCACTCGCGAGTGGTGGAGAGGGAGGATGTGGAGAAGGGCGCTGACCCCCTGTCTATAATGGCCACAGCGGATGAGGAGAGCCTGTCGGTGCGGAGCGAAGAGCCTGTAGCCTCAGTGGCGTCGCGTAGACTGGCAGATGAGATTGAGATGTACATGAGTCTCAAGAGTCCCCTGGGAACCAAGTCCTCCAGCATGGAGTTCCACCAGGAGGCGGCCAAGCAGGTTCCAGCAGACACTGCTGCGCAGAACAAATCTCTAGAGAGGAGGTCCAGTCTTCCAGCTGATCCTATCAAGCAGCCCGGGTCGGACAGTGGGACTTCGAAGCGCAGCCCAGCTGTTCCCCGTTCGAAAACCTTCATGGCAAAGCCCAAGAACCAGACCCAGCGGTCATCCTCCCTGTCAGCACTGGTCCGCTCCTCCCCGAGTGGATCGCTGGGCTCCGTCATCAACTCCATCTCCGCCATCAAGATGGACAGCTTGCTCCCTGCACACAAGTTAGACACATTCAAGTCAGGCATGAAGCAGGCCGCCAACGTGGCCAGCAGAGTGTGGGGGGCAGTGTCCTCGGTCTACAACTTCTCTGACGATGAG GATGATCATCCACAGGGCGATGGCTGCTTCCCTGCCAGGCTGGATGAGAACCTGCTagaggagagtgggcgggcaGGTTCGGGCCCAAGGGCACTTATGCCAGGCCTGACCTCCAGTGAGCTGACTCAGAGCAGGACCAGCCTGAGCAGTACCAGTAGCAGTGATACTACGAGAGTCTCACACCCAGCCC ACATGACTCCAGGGAAACCATTGAGGGGTTCGGAGTCTGAGAAGCTAGAGCAGGGCTCTTCTCATCATGCCAGCTCCTCTAGTATCTACCAGAACTGTGCCCTTGAG GTGCTGATGTCCAGCTGCTCAAAGTGCCGTTCCTGCGAGGCTCTGGTCTATGATGAGGAGATCATGGCCGGATGGACAGCAGACGACTCCAACCTAAACACCACCTGTCCCTTCTGCAAGACCACCTTCCTGCCCCTCCTCTATGTGGAGTTCAGGGACCTCCGAGGCACATCCAG CTTTCTGCTGAAGCCCAGCACATCAGGAGACAGcatcaacagcagcaacaaTGTGCCCTCATCCTCCCTGTCCACGGAGCCCAGCAGAGACCCTACAGACCTCATCAGCTTCGATGAAGACCCAGGAGGGAAGCCCCCAGATGTCCATGAGAG CAGCTCGGGGTCCGAGGATATACGCGTGGATCTCCCCGAGGGAAAAAGGAGCACCTCCCTAACCCGCAGCAACAGTGTAAGCGGACCCCTGCAGAGCCTGGAGCTGAACCAGCGACCGTCCCATGGGGTCTCCACCAACAGCTTGCCTAGCAGTTTGCAGGAGGCGTCG gatgcactggggCAGAAAAGGCCCAACCCGCTCCCTGTATCGGTGCCCTACCTCAGTCCACTGGTGCTTCGCAAAGAGCTGGAGTCGCTGCTGGAGAATGAGGGGGACCAGGTCATCTACACACACAAATTCCTCAGCCAGCACCCCATCATCTTCTGGAACTTGGTGTGGTACTTTCGCCGGCTAGACCTACCCAGCAACCTGCCAGGCCTGATCATAACTTCGGAGCACTGCAACAACGGCGTGCAG CTGCCACTGACATCCCTGTCCCAGGACAGCAAGCAGGTGTATGTCCAGCTTCTGTGGGACAATATCAACCTGCACCAGGATCCCACCGAGCCACTCTACCAGCTGTGGAGGATGTTCC TGAGGATGAAGGGCCAGTTGAGCCCCACGGACTACCAGGAGACCAGGTCCCTGCTGAACAGCATTGTCAGGAGCATCCAGGGCAACAGTGTGTCTACACCCATCGACCTGCTCCTCCAGGAGGTGAAGAAGCACCCGGAGGTCAAGCGGAGGAG GAGTATATACAGGGAGATCTTATTCCTGGCACTGGTGGCTCTCGGACCAGAGTATATCGACATCG AGGCCTTCGACCGCGAGTACAAGCAGGCCTTCAATGAGCTCAGCCCAGAGAAGATGAAGGCCCTCGCCCCAATAGATCAGCCTCCCGTCAACAGCGTGCAGTGGTGCCTCAAGTGTTTCGGCTCACTGGTTATTTGa